From a region of the Burkholderia lata genome:
- a CDS encoding low molecular weight protein-tyrosine-phosphatase — protein MFRNILIVCHANVCRSPAAEMLFKSHAASRGGPRPTFHSAGVHANDGDGIDPVMRQLLAERGVDATTHRSRRLSRRIVRDADLILVSEREQIKAVESVDPFARGKVHLLGKWEGAEIADPHGGPEADYRESYSLIERLVQGWLQKLC, from the coding sequence ATGTTCCGGAACATCCTGATCGTCTGCCACGCGAATGTCTGCCGCAGCCCGGCAGCGGAAATGCTGTTCAAGTCGCACGCCGCGTCGCGCGGCGGCCCGCGCCCGACGTTCCACTCGGCGGGCGTGCATGCGAACGACGGCGACGGCATCGATCCGGTGATGCGTCAGTTGCTCGCCGAGCGGGGCGTCGATGCGACGACCCATCGCTCGCGGCGGCTGTCGCGCCGGATCGTGCGCGACGCCGACCTGATTCTCGTCAGCGAGCGCGAACAGATCAAGGCCGTCGAATCGGTCGATCCGTTCGCGCGCGGCAAGGTCCACCTGCTTGGCAAGTGGGAAGGGGCCGAGATTGCCGATCCGCACGGCGGCCCCGAGGCCGATTACCGCGAGAGCTACTCACTGATCGAACGTCTGGTTCAAGGATGGCTACAGAAACTATGCTGA
- a CDS encoding rubrerythrin family protein, whose product MAQLKGSKTEENLKAAFAGESQANRRYLYFASKADVEGQNDVAALFRSTAEGETGHAHGHLEYLEAVGDPATGLPFGSSRQNLESAIAGETHEYTDMYPGMAKAARDEGFDEIANWFETLAKAERSHANRYTKALDSLVD is encoded by the coding sequence ATGGCTCAACTCAAGGGCAGCAAAACCGAAGAGAACCTGAAGGCCGCATTCGCGGGCGAATCGCAGGCGAACCGGCGTTATCTGTATTTCGCTTCGAAGGCTGACGTCGAAGGCCAGAACGACGTCGCCGCGCTGTTCCGCTCGACCGCCGAAGGCGAAACCGGCCATGCGCATGGCCATCTCGAATACCTGGAAGCCGTCGGCGATCCGGCAACGGGCTTGCCGTTCGGTTCATCGCGGCAGAATCTCGAATCGGCGATCGCCGGCGAAACGCACGAATACACCGACATGTATCCGGGCATGGCGAAGGCGGCGCGCGACGAGGGCTTCGACGAAATCGCGAACTGGTTCGAGACGCTCGCGAAGGCTGAACGCAGCCACGCAAACCGCTATACGAAGGCGCTGGACAGTCTCGTCGACTGA
- a CDS encoding transposase: protein MFFDELNDEEWFRLSTLIADEPIRLNRRGRPRAEPRVVANAVLWILTTGEAWSKLPGRYPSGPTCRRRYEEWLASGTLLQMIDVLTQFSGRTFAYIPPPPVPVVPARRAEPVPDNDRLRGVFWQNPESWQLPVAQANVWEGEGASLSAMPVDEAVDSSAVSFEVPGAPSTELRHAHASSASFAAAEPQVDEYRGYTICGIAQPVQNLMYRAWAEISQEDRRVERSGLIGPRFTDAEEAEQFALDWARQWIDRHGASDEPAREPQGEVLAGLSALARAESDIQRFIAERHASALSESRNDPVQPERREYVYRVG from the coding sequence ATGTTCTTCGATGAGCTTAACGATGAAGAGTGGTTTCGTCTTTCAACGCTGATCGCCGATGAACCCATCCGGCTGAACCGTCGTGGGCGTCCACGAGCCGAACCGCGCGTCGTTGCCAACGCGGTGCTCTGGATCCTGACGACCGGTGAAGCCTGGTCGAAGCTGCCCGGTCGTTATCCGTCCGGGCCGACGTGCCGTCGCCGTTACGAGGAGTGGCTGGCGTCCGGCACGCTGCTGCAGATGATCGACGTGCTGACCCAGTTCAGCGGGCGCACGTTCGCGTATATTCCGCCGCCGCCGGTGCCGGTCGTGCCCGCGCGCCGTGCCGAGCCCGTGCCCGACAACGATCGCTTGCGCGGCGTGTTCTGGCAAAACCCCGAATCGTGGCAATTGCCGGTCGCTCAGGCAAACGTTTGGGAGGGCGAGGGCGCGTCGCTGAGTGCGATGCCGGTCGACGAAGCGGTCGATTCGTCGGCCGTGTCGTTCGAGGTGCCCGGTGCGCCGTCGACAGAGCTGCGCCATGCGCATGCGTCGTCGGCGAGCTTCGCCGCGGCCGAACCGCAAGTCGACGAATATCGCGGCTATACGATCTGCGGCATCGCGCAGCCCGTGCAGAACCTGATGTATCGCGCGTGGGCCGAGATTTCGCAGGAGGACCGGCGCGTCGAGCGCTCGGGCCTGATCGGCCCGCGCTTCACCGATGCCGAGGAAGCCGAGCAGTTCGCGCTCGACTGGGCGCGCCAGTGGATCGATCGCCATGGCGCGAGCGACGAGCCGGCGCGCGAGCCGCAAGGCGAGGTGCTGGCCGGCCTGTCCGCGCTCGCGCGTGCCGAGTCGGACATCCAGCGCTTCATCGCCGAGCGTCATGCGAGCGCGCTGTCCGAAAGCCGCAACGATCCGGTGCAGCCGGAGCGCCGCGAGTACGTCTACCGCGTCGGCTGA
- a CDS encoding UDP-glucose dehydrogenase family protein: MNLTIIGSGYVGLVTGACLADIGHDVFCLDVDQAKIDILNNGGVPIHEPGLKEVIARNRSAGRLRFSTDIEAAVAHGDVQFIAVGTPPDEDGSADLQYVLAAARNIGRYMTGFKVIVDKSTVPVGTAERVRAAVAEELAKRGGDQMFSVVSNPEFLKEGAAVDDFTRPDRIVIGCDDDVPGERARELMKKLYAPFNRNHERTLYMDVRSAEFTKYAANAMLATRISFMNELANLADRFGADIEAVRRGIGSDPRIGYHFLYAGCGYGGSCFPKDVEALIRTADEHGQALQILKAVSSVNATQKRVLAEKIVARFGEDLTGRTFAIWGLAFKPNTDDMREAPSRELIAELLSRGARIAAYDPVAQQEARRVIALDLADHPSWLERLSFVDDEAQAARDADALVIVTEWKIFKSPDFVALGRLWKSPVIFDGRNLYEPETMSEQGIEYHPIGRPGSRQAVAARVPGTAPASA, from the coding sequence ATGAATCTGACTATCATCGGCAGCGGTTACGTAGGTCTTGTCACCGGCGCGTGTCTCGCCGACATCGGGCACGACGTGTTCTGTCTCGACGTCGACCAGGCAAAGATCGACATCCTGAACAACGGCGGCGTGCCGATCCACGAGCCGGGCCTGAAGGAAGTGATCGCGCGCAACCGCTCGGCCGGCCGCCTGCGCTTCTCGACCGATATCGAGGCCGCGGTCGCGCACGGCGACGTGCAGTTCATCGCAGTCGGCACGCCGCCCGACGAGGACGGTTCGGCCGACCTGCAATACGTGCTCGCGGCCGCACGCAACATCGGCCGCTACATGACCGGCTTCAAGGTGATCGTCGACAAGTCGACGGTGCCGGTCGGCACGGCCGAGCGCGTGCGCGCGGCGGTGGCGGAAGAACTCGCGAAGCGCGGCGGCGACCAGATGTTCTCGGTCGTGTCGAATCCGGAATTCCTGAAGGAAGGCGCGGCGGTCGACGATTTCACGCGGCCGGACCGCATCGTGATCGGCTGCGACGACGACGTGCCGGGCGAGCGCGCCCGCGAGCTGATGAAGAAGCTGTACGCGCCGTTCAACCGCAACCACGAACGCACGCTGTACATGGACGTGCGCTCGGCCGAGTTCACGAAATACGCGGCGAACGCGATGCTCGCGACCCGCATCTCGTTCATGAACGAGCTGGCCAACCTCGCCGACCGCTTCGGCGCGGACATCGAGGCCGTGCGCCGCGGGATCGGCTCCGATCCGCGCATCGGCTATCACTTCCTGTATGCCGGCTGCGGCTACGGCGGCTCGTGCTTCCCGAAGGACGTCGAGGCGCTGATCCGCACGGCCGACGAGCACGGGCAGGCCCTGCAGATCCTGAAGGCGGTGTCGTCGGTCAACGCCACGCAAAAGCGCGTGCTCGCCGAGAAGATCGTCGCGCGTTTCGGCGAGGACCTGACCGGCCGCACCTTCGCCATCTGGGGCCTCGCGTTCAAGCCGAACACCGACGACATGCGCGAAGCGCCGAGCCGCGAGCTGATCGCCGAGCTGCTGTCGCGCGGGGCGCGCATCGCCGCGTACGACCCGGTCGCGCAGCAGGAAGCGCGCCGCGTGATCGCGCTCGATCTCGCCGATCACCCGAGCTGGCTCGAGCGCCTGAGCTTCGTCGACGACGAGGCGCAGGCCGCACGCGATGCCGACGCGCTCGTGATCGTCACCGAATGGAAGATCTTCAAGAGCCCCGACTTCGTCGCGCTCGGCCGCTTGTGGAAATCGCCGGTGATCTTCGACGGCCGCAACCTGTACGAGCCGGAGACGATGAGCGAGCAGGGCATCGAATACCACCCGATCGGCCGGCCGGGCTCGCGCCAGGCCGTCGCCGCCCGCGTGCCGGGCACCGCGCCCGCGAGCGCGTAA
- a CDS encoding mannose-1-phosphate guanylyltransferase/mannose-6-phosphate isomerase codes for MNAPAVAAETRHSSSTAPAAGTRVAVQPVILAGGSGTRLWPMSRERFPKQLIGLLGEHSLLQSTALRLDGLTADHPLNDDVLIVCGEDHRFTTAEQLRLTGKPASIMLEPIGRDTAPALTLAALRLVAGGNDAVMTVMPADHAVADLPRFHAAVAAGVHCAMQGKIATMGIVPTHAETGYGYIRVGAPLGDAATGKLDVRRLDRFVEKPHLELAQQYVASGEYWWNSGIFIVRASVWLKAIRQLEPAIYAACEQAVAQGKADGDFFRVDRDAFAASPSNSIDYAVMEPIASLPQLCESVVVPLDAGWSDVGSWDAIWQISPKDDADNVGRGHVLFEGAESTFAHSESRLVACLGTQNLVVVETPDAVLVADKSRVQDVKKIVGHIKAQRGAEATDHRKVHRPWGHYDSIDMGERFQVKRIVVKPGARLSLQMHHHRAEHWIVVRGTARITRGDETFLLSENESTYIPLGVSHRLENPGMMPLELIEVQSGAYLGEDDIVRFDDTYGRQ; via the coding sequence ATGAATGCTCCGGCCGTGGCTGCCGAAACGCGCCATTCTTCTTCCACCGCCCCCGCCGCCGGCACGCGCGTCGCCGTGCAACCGGTGATTCTCGCCGGTGGGTCCGGCACGCGCCTGTGGCCGATGTCGCGCGAACGTTTTCCGAAACAGCTGATCGGCCTGCTCGGCGAACATTCGCTGCTGCAGTCGACCGCGCTGCGCCTCGACGGCCTGACGGCCGACCATCCGCTGAACGACGACGTGCTGATCGTATGCGGCGAGGATCACCGCTTCACCACTGCCGAGCAGCTGCGCCTGACCGGCAAACCGGCGTCGATCATGCTCGAGCCGATCGGCCGCGACACCGCGCCCGCGCTGACGCTCGCCGCGTTGCGGCTGGTCGCCGGCGGCAACGATGCGGTGATGACCGTGATGCCGGCCGACCATGCGGTCGCCGACCTGCCGCGCTTCCACGCGGCCGTTGCGGCCGGCGTGCACTGCGCGATGCAAGGCAAGATCGCGACGATGGGCATCGTGCCCACGCACGCGGAAACCGGCTACGGCTACATCCGCGTCGGCGCGCCGCTCGGCGACGCCGCCACCGGCAAACTCGACGTGCGCCGCCTCGACCGCTTCGTCGAGAAGCCGCATCTCGAACTCGCTCAGCAGTACGTTGCATCGGGCGAATACTGGTGGAACAGCGGCATCTTCATCGTGCGCGCCTCGGTCTGGCTGAAGGCGATCCGCCAGCTCGAACCGGCGATCTACGCGGCCTGCGAACAGGCCGTCGCCCAGGGCAAGGCCGATGGCGATTTCTTCCGCGTCGATCGCGATGCATTCGCCGCGTCGCCGTCGAACTCGATCGACTACGCGGTGATGGAGCCGATCGCGAGCCTGCCGCAACTGTGCGAGAGCGTCGTCGTGCCGCTCGACGCGGGCTGGTCGGACGTCGGCTCGTGGGACGCGATCTGGCAGATCTCGCCGAAGGACGACGCGGACAACGTCGGCCGCGGCCACGTGCTGTTCGAAGGCGCGGAATCGACGTTCGCGCATTCGGAAAGCCGGCTCGTCGCGTGCCTCGGCACGCAGAACCTCGTCGTCGTCGAAACGCCCGACGCCGTGCTCGTCGCGGACAAGTCGCGCGTGCAGGACGTGAAGAAAATCGTCGGGCACATCAAGGCGCAACGCGGCGCGGAAGCGACCGATCACCGCAAGGTGCATCGCCCGTGGGGCCACTACGATTCGATCGACATGGGCGAACGCTTCCAGGTGAAACGCATCGTCGTGAAACCGGGTGCGCGCCTGTCGCTGCAGATGCACCACCATCGCGCCGAACACTGGATCGTCGTGCGCGGCACCGCGCGCATCACGCGCGGCGACGAAACGTTCCTGCTGTCCGAAAACGAATCGACGTACATCCCGCTCGGCGTGTCGCACCGCCTGGAGAACCCGGGCATGATGCCGCTCGAGCTGATCGAAGTGCAGTCGGGCGCGTATCTCGGCGAGGACGACATCGTCCGCTTCGACGATACCTACGGCCGGCAGTAA
- a CDS encoding RNA polymerase sigma factor gives MTREATHRAIEAVWRIEAPKIIARAARVVRDVGVAEELAQDTLVAALEHWPVDGVPDNPAAWLMTAVKRRALDRVRQESLHAAKRDQLGHEMDALEAHVVPDIAEALADASEDDIGDDLLRLIFTSCHPVLSTDARVALTLRLLGGLTTDEIARAFLTPEPTIAQRIVRAKRTLAAAHVPFEVPAADARPARLASVLEVIYLVFNEGHAATSGDDWTRPALCDEALRLGRVLAGLAPDESEVLGLVALMELQASRMHARTDAQGRPVLLLDQDRSRWDPLLIRRGLAALERATKLGGVRGRYALQAALAACHARARQASDTDWAQIVALYDALAEVAPSPVVELNRAVAVGMAFGPAAALELVDALRDDPALARYHWLPSVRGDLLAKLGRADEAKAEFRRAAELTRNERERELLLRRATDA, from the coding sequence GTGACGCGTGAGGCGACTCACCGTGCGATCGAAGCGGTCTGGCGGATCGAGGCGCCCAAGATCATCGCGCGCGCCGCGCGCGTGGTACGCGACGTCGGCGTGGCCGAGGAACTGGCGCAGGACACGCTCGTCGCGGCGCTCGAGCACTGGCCCGTCGACGGCGTGCCCGACAACCCGGCCGCATGGCTGATGACGGCCGTGAAGCGTCGCGCACTCGATCGTGTCCGGCAGGAGTCGCTCCACGCGGCGAAGCGCGACCAGCTCGGCCACGAGATGGACGCGCTCGAAGCGCATGTCGTCCCCGACATCGCGGAGGCGCTTGCCGACGCGAGCGAGGACGACATCGGCGACGATCTTCTGCGGCTGATCTTCACGTCGTGCCACCCGGTGCTGTCGACCGATGCGCGCGTCGCGCTGACGCTGCGGCTGCTCGGCGGGCTGACGACGGACGAGATCGCGCGCGCGTTCCTGACGCCCGAGCCGACGATCGCGCAGCGGATCGTGCGCGCGAAGCGCACGCTCGCGGCGGCGCACGTGCCGTTCGAGGTGCCGGCTGCCGATGCGCGGCCGGCGCGGCTCGCGTCGGTGCTCGAAGTGATTTATCTCGTGTTCAACGAAGGCCATGCGGCGACCTCGGGCGACGACTGGACGCGCCCGGCGCTGTGCGACGAGGCGTTGCGGCTCGGCCGCGTGCTGGCCGGGCTGGCGCCGGACGAGAGCGAGGTGCTCGGGCTCGTCGCGCTGATGGAGCTGCAGGCGTCACGCATGCATGCGCGCACCGACGCGCAGGGCCGGCCCGTGCTGCTGCTCGACCAGGATCGCAGCCGCTGGGATCCGCTGCTGATCCGGCGCGGCCTTGCTGCGCTCGAACGCGCGACGAAGCTCGGCGGCGTCCGCGGGCGGTATGCGTTGCAGGCCGCGCTGGCAGCCTGCCATGCGCGCGCGCGGCAGGCGTCGGATACGGACTGGGCGCAAATCGTCGCGCTGTATGACGCGCTTGCCGAAGTCGCGCCGTCGCCCGTCGTCGAGCTGAATCGCGCGGTGGCCGTCGGGATGGCGTTCGGGCCTGCCGCGGCGCTCGAACTCGTCGACGCGCTGCGCGACGATCCCGCGCTCGCGCGCTATCACTGGCTGCCGAGCGTGCGCGGCGACCTGCTGGCGAAGCTGGGCCGCGCCGACGAGGCGAAGGCCGAATTCCGCCGCGCGGCGGAACTGACGCGCAACGAGCGCGAACGCGAATTGCTGCTCAGGCGTGCGACGGACGCGTGA
- a CDS encoding undecaprenyl-phosphate glucose phosphotransferase — translation MLSVLARVIDIAMVVMGALIAATLHGGSIWLNDLQRTMMLFDCLLVVVCFPAFGIYQSWRGKRLVGLVGRVAFAWLVVELAGILLSFSFHQSGDLSRLWLGYWALVTMALLVGSKACVHVVLRQLRRGGYNLKAVAIVGGTPAARRLIAQMRARPEAGFNPVCVYDESEAPGEVALDDVRIERQFESLVWLVRSRAISELWLTLPITEERRIHQIVTVFRHDFVNIRFIPDVRTLSFFNQEVVEVLGVPAINLAASPITDVRILPKFVFDRAFALVALTGLAPVMLLIACLIKLTSRGPVFFRQKRKGIDGHEFEIYKFRSMKVHQEVAGQVTQAKKNDSRVTPVGRFLRRTSLDELPQFINVLKGEMSVVGPRPHALAHDDIYKDLVKGYMFRYRIKPGITGWAQINGFRGETDQIEKMMGRVKLDLYYMQNWSFWLDIKIVVLTLWKGFTGSNAY, via the coding sequence ATGTTGAGCGTGCTGGCGAGAGTCATCGATATCGCGATGGTCGTGATGGGGGCGCTGATCGCCGCCACGCTGCACGGTGGCAGCATCTGGCTCAACGACCTGCAGCGCACGATGATGCTGTTCGATTGCCTGCTCGTCGTCGTGTGCTTTCCCGCGTTCGGCATTTACCAGTCGTGGCGCGGCAAGCGTCTCGTCGGGCTGGTGGGGCGGGTCGCGTTCGCATGGCTGGTGGTCGAGCTCGCGGGGATCCTGCTGAGCTTCAGCTTTCATCAGTCGGGCGACCTGTCGCGGCTGTGGCTGGGTTACTGGGCGCTCGTGACGATGGCGCTGCTGGTCGGTTCGAAGGCCTGCGTGCACGTCGTGCTGCGGCAACTGCGCCGCGGCGGCTACAACCTGAAGGCGGTCGCGATCGTCGGCGGGACGCCGGCGGCGCGGCGGCTGATCGCCCAGATGCGGGCGCGGCCGGAAGCCGGTTTCAATCCGGTGTGCGTGTACGACGAAAGCGAAGCGCCGGGCGAAGTCGCGCTCGACGACGTGCGCATCGAGCGGCAGTTCGAATCGCTGGTGTGGCTGGTGCGCAGCCGCGCGATCAGCGAGCTGTGGCTCACGCTGCCGATCACCGAAGAGCGCCGGATTCACCAGATCGTGACGGTGTTCCGCCACGACTTCGTGAACATCCGCTTCATCCCGGACGTGCGCACGCTGTCGTTCTTCAACCAGGAAGTGGTCGAGGTGCTCGGCGTGCCGGCGATCAACCTCGCGGCGTCGCCGATCACCGACGTGCGGATCCTGCCGAAGTTCGTGTTCGACCGGGCGTTCGCGCTGGTGGCGCTCACGGGCCTCGCACCGGTGATGTTGCTGATCGCGTGCCTGATCAAGCTGACGTCGCGCGGGCCGGTGTTCTTCCGCCAGAAGCGCAAGGGCATCGACGGGCATGAGTTCGAGATCTACAAGTTCCGCTCGATGAAGGTGCACCAGGAAGTGGCGGGGCAGGTCACGCAGGCGAAGAAGAACGATTCGCGCGTGACGCCGGTCGGCCGGTTCCTGCGCCGCACGAGCCTCGACGAGCTGCCGCAGTTCATCAACGTGCTGAAGGGCGAGATGTCGGTCGTCGGCCCGCGCCCGCATGCGCTCGCGCACGACGACATCTACAAGGATCTGGTCAAGGGCTACATGTTCCGCTACCGGATCAAGCCGGGCATCACCGGGTGGGCGCAGATCAACGGCTTCCGCGGCGAGACCGACCAGATCGAGAAGATGATGGGACGCGTGAAGCTCGATCTGTACTACATGCAGAACTGGTCGTTCTGGCTCGACATCAAGATCGTCGTGCTGACGCTCTGGAAAGGTTTCACCGGCAGCAACGCGTACTAA
- a CDS encoding heterodisulfide reductase-related iron-sulfur binding cluster, translating to MPHKEGSLEAPTRHPLDWQSDAFYDQAAIDAEMTRVFDICAGCRRCVSLCGAFPTLFDLVDDTPMGDIEEVPKEAFGKVVDQCYLCDLCYMTKCPYVPPHAWNVDFPHLMLRGKAARYKRGEATLRDKVLSNTDALGHFAGIPIVTQAVNAVNRTPPARHALEATLGVDRNAWLPEFAPRKFRRTAKPSDGLPVRDGERTPGKVAIYATCYVNFNEPGIGHDLLAILAHNDIPYELVTREACCGMPLLEQGNLAGVAAKKDVNLPVLERYAREGYALIGAIPSCVLMYKSELPLMFPGDEAVRAVAEAFWDPFEYVIARHRDGLLKTDFKTGLGTVSYHVPCHARVQNIGRKTADALSLVPDTRVNVVERCSGHAGTFGVKKEFHADAMRIGGPVFKAMAEPQPDFVSSDCALAGHHIVQGIEDKGLPSAPLAHPLTLLRRAYGI from the coding sequence ATGCCCCACAAGGAAGGCAGTCTCGAAGCCCCGACCCGGCATCCGCTCGACTGGCAGTCCGATGCGTTCTACGACCAAGCCGCGATCGATGCGGAAATGACGCGCGTGTTCGACATCTGCGCCGGGTGCCGGCGCTGCGTGTCGTTGTGCGGCGCGTTTCCGACGCTGTTCGATCTGGTCGACGACACGCCGATGGGCGATATCGAGGAGGTGCCGAAGGAAGCGTTCGGCAAGGTCGTCGACCAGTGCTACCTGTGCGACCTCTGCTACATGACGAAATGCCCGTACGTGCCGCCGCATGCATGGAACGTCGACTTCCCGCACCTGATGCTGCGCGGCAAGGCCGCGCGCTACAAGCGCGGCGAGGCGACGCTGCGCGACAAGGTGCTGTCGAACACCGACGCGCTCGGTCACTTCGCCGGCATCCCGATCGTCACGCAGGCGGTGAACGCGGTGAACCGCACGCCGCCCGCGCGCCATGCGCTCGAGGCGACGCTCGGCGTCGACCGCAACGCATGGCTGCCGGAATTCGCGCCGCGCAAGTTCCGGCGCACGGCGAAGCCCTCGGACGGCTTGCCGGTGCGCGACGGCGAACGCACGCCCGGCAAGGTCGCGATCTACGCAACCTGCTACGTGAATTTCAACGAACCCGGCATCGGCCACGACCTGCTCGCGATCCTCGCGCACAACGACATCCCGTACGAGCTCGTCACGCGCGAAGCCTGCTGCGGGATGCCGCTGCTCGAGCAGGGCAATCTCGCCGGCGTGGCCGCGAAGAAGGACGTGAACCTGCCCGTGCTCGAACGCTATGCGCGCGAAGGCTATGCGCTGATCGGCGCGATCCCGAGCTGCGTGCTGATGTACAAGAGCGAGCTGCCGCTGATGTTCCCCGGCGACGAAGCGGTGCGTGCGGTGGCCGAAGCATTCTGGGATCCGTTCGAATACGTGATCGCGCGGCATCGCGACGGACTGCTGAAGACCGATTTCAAGACGGGCCTCGGCACCGTGTCGTATCACGTGCCGTGCCATGCGCGCGTGCAGAACATTGGCCGCAAGACGGCCGACGCGCTGTCGCTCGTGCCCGATACGCGCGTGAATGTCGTCGAGCGCTGTTCGGGCCATGCGGGCACGTTCGGCGTGAAGAAGGAATTTCATGCGGACGCGATGCGGATCGGCGGCCCCGTATTCAAGGCGATGGCCGAGCCGCAGCCGGATTTCGTGTCGTCGGACTGCGCGCTGGCCGGCCATCACATCGTGCAGGGCATCGAGGACAAGGGGCTGCCGTCCGCGCCGCTCGCGCATCCGCTCACGCTGCTGCGCCGCGCATACGGCATCTGA
- a CDS encoding polysaccharide biosynthesis/export family protein → MLKRPMRPVALAVALTTFLSACATAPGNYLDSSNLKDEGRQQAAETYPVHYIDAKVVMDQLQKAQVDHPLPPGRYTDPSEYVYRVGPQDILGVTVWDHPELTTPQGQSFSSGGNTTQTVAGALQQPYTTALPGQADPYGQTVAADGTIFFPFVGRIKVAGKTVAQIREQMATTLSRYVKNPQLDVRVLSFRSQKVQVTGEVKQPGPLAVSDVPLTLVDAISRSGGSTNEADLQRVRLTRDGKLYTLDANGVLDRGEVKQNVMLQPGDIVNVPDRSDSRVFIMGEVKTPVTVPMLKGRLTIADALTAGGGILDTDANPRKIYVMRGMRDNPTKPEVFRLDMTQPDALMLSSRFPLQPLDVVYVSTASSVQFNRVLQQVLPTIQTIFFMRQITR, encoded by the coding sequence ATGCTGAAACGCCCGATGCGCCCGGTGGCGCTTGCCGTCGCGCTGACGACTTTCCTGTCAGCCTGTGCAACCGCGCCCGGCAACTACCTCGACTCGTCGAACCTGAAGGACGAAGGCCGCCAGCAAGCGGCTGAAACCTATCCGGTTCATTACATCGACGCCAAAGTGGTGATGGACCAGCTGCAGAAAGCGCAGGTCGATCATCCGCTGCCGCCGGGACGTTATACCGATCCGTCGGAGTACGTGTACCGCGTCGGCCCGCAGGACATCCTCGGCGTGACCGTGTGGGACCACCCCGAGCTGACGACGCCGCAGGGCCAGTCGTTCTCGAGCGGCGGCAACACGACGCAGACGGTCGCGGGTGCGCTGCAGCAGCCGTATACGACCGCGCTGCCGGGCCAGGCCGATCCGTATGGCCAGACGGTCGCCGCCGACGGCACGATCTTCTTCCCGTTCGTCGGCCGCATCAAGGTGGCCGGCAAGACGGTCGCGCAGATCCGCGAGCAGATGGCGACCACGCTGTCGCGCTACGTGAAGAATCCGCAGCTCGACGTGCGCGTGCTGTCGTTCCGCAGCCAGAAGGTGCAGGTGACGGGCGAGGTGAAGCAGCCGGGCCCGCTCGCGGTGAGCGACGTGCCGCTGACGCTCGTCGACGCGATCTCGCGCTCGGGCGGCTCGACCAACGAGGCCGACCTGCAGCGCGTGCGCCTGACGCGCGACGGCAAGCTCTACACGCTCGACGCGAACGGCGTGCTCGATCGCGGCGAAGTGAAGCAGAACGTGATGCTGCAGCCGGGCGACATCGTCAACGTGCCGGACCGCAGCGACAGCCGCGTGTTCATCATGGGCGAGGTCAAGACGCCGGTCACGGTGCCGATGCTCAAGGGCCGCCTGACCATCGCCGACGCGCTGACCGCGGGCGGCGGCATCCTCGATACCGACGCGAACCCGCGCAAGATCTACGTGATGCGCGGGATGCGCGACAACCCGACGAAGCCTGAAGTGTTCCGTCTCGACATGACGCAGCCCGATGCGCTGATGCTGTCGAGCCGCTTCCCGCTTCAGCCGCTCGACGTGGTCTACGTCAGCACGGCCAGCTCGGTGCAGTTCAACCGTGTGCTGCAGCAGGTGCTGCCGACGATCCAGACGATCTTCTTCATGCGGCAAATCACGCGCTGA
- a CDS encoding DUF3501 family protein → MTLTRDSLLTLEAYAKIRKAEHARLVAYKRRRAVALGNHLRFLFEDETTIRYQIQEMLHIEKIFDQAGIEGELEAYLPLVPDGTNLKATMQIEYEHEIERRAALARLIGVEDRVYLQVDGHANVYAIADEDLDRDNAEKTSAVHFVRFELGAPMRAALKGGAALSIGCDHPAYTMPAQRVDADVTASLAGDLR, encoded by the coding sequence ATGACGTTGACCCGCGACTCCCTGCTGACGCTCGAAGCGTACGCGAAGATCCGCAAGGCCGAACACGCGCGGCTCGTCGCGTACAAGCGCCGCCGCGCGGTGGCGCTCGGCAATCACCTGCGCTTCCTGTTCGAGGACGAGACGACGATTCGCTATCAGATCCAGGAGATGCTGCACATCGAGAAGATCTTCGACCAGGCCGGCATCGAGGGCGAGCTGGAGGCGTATCTGCCGCTCGTGCCCGACGGCACGAACCTGAAGGCGACGATGCAGATCGAGTACGAGCACGAGATCGAACGGCGCGCGGCGCTCGCGCGGCTGATCGGTGTCGAGGATCGCGTGTACCTGCAGGTCGACGGGCATGCGAACGTCTACGCGATCGCCGACGAGGATCTCGACCGCGACAACGCCGAGAAGACATCGGCCGTGCACTTCGTGCGCTTTGAGCTCGGTGCGCCGATGCGGGCGGCGCTCAAGGGCGGGGCGGCGCTGTCGATCGGCTGCGATCACCCGGCCTACACGATGCCGGCGCAGCGCGTGGACGCGGACGTGACCGCCTCGCTGGCCGGCGATCTGCGCTGA